From the genome of Candidatus Promineifilum breve, one region includes:
- a CDS encoding ABC transporter ATP-binding protein, with translation MSEPILEARNLSRVFGEFKAVDDASFTLNAGEIVGFLGPNGAGKTTTIKMLTGLLGPSSGTARIAGFDINASPLEAKARLGYVPDTPNLYGKLKAQEYLRFVGQLYKVPPAQVEERIKPMLDLFDLTDVAGNYLDTFSHGMQQKVAIIGGFLHDPQIVFMDEPTVGLDPRSARLIKDLMIRNRDRGKTIFFSTHILEIAQTMCDRVIIINKGRIVADAKVNELRRMRGDQSLEDIFLELTGGRDVDDMVKELADGS, from the coding sequence ATGTCTGAACCCATTCTGGAGGCGCGCAATTTGTCGCGTGTCTTTGGCGAATTCAAGGCGGTTGACGACGCCAGTTTCACCCTCAACGCCGGGGAGATCGTCGGCTTTCTCGGCCCCAACGGCGCGGGCAAGACGACGACGATTAAGATGCTGACCGGGCTGCTCGGCCCGTCGTCGGGCACGGCGCGCATTGCCGGCTTCGACATCAACGCGTCACCGCTGGAGGCCAAGGCGCGCCTCGGCTACGTGCCCGACACGCCCAACCTCTACGGCAAACTGAAGGCCCAGGAGTATCTGCGCTTCGTGGGCCAACTGTACAAAGTGCCGCCGGCCCAGGTGGAGGAGCGCATCAAGCCGATGCTCGACCTGTTCGACCTGACCGACGTGGCCGGCAACTATCTGGACACCTTCAGCCACGGGATGCAGCAAAAGGTGGCGATCATCGGCGGCTTTCTCCACGACCCGCAGATCGTTTTCATGGACGAGCCGACGGTGGGGCTTGACCCACGCTCGGCCCGGCTGATCAAGGATTTGATGATCCGCAACCGCGACCGGGGCAAGACCATCTTCTTCTCCACCCACATCCTGGAGATCGCCCAGACCATGTGCGACCGGGTGATCATCATCAACAAGGGGCGCATCGTGGCCGACGCCAAGGTGAACGAGCTGCGACGGATGCGCGGCGACCAATCGCTGGAAGACATCTTCCTGGAACTGACCGGCGGCCGGGACGTGGACGACATGGTTAAGGAGTTGGCCGATGGCAGCTGA
- a CDS encoding class I SAM-dependent methyltransferase: MNPSEYHTIYTVEDRHWWYVGMKRITLALLAETYGPRGDLHILDAGSGTGAGMAYLARFGRVTGIDASPLALDYCRRRQLDRLGQASVTALPFAAASFDLVTSFDVLYHRAVGDPAVALRQFHRVLRPGGQLLLRLPAYDWLRGRHDAAIHTERRFTTGGVANLLHEIGFTIDRLTYANTLLFPSALAKRLAESLLPGDGPGPSDVSPNPRWLDDALAAVLSLEARWLRRRDLPFGLSVVALARRS; this comes from the coding sequence ATGAATCCCTCCGAATACCACACCATCTATACGGTCGAAGACCGCCACTGGTGGTACGTGGGCATGAAGCGCATCACCCTGGCCCTGCTGGCCGAAACCTACGGCCCACGCGGCGACCTGCACATCCTCGACGCCGGCAGCGGCACGGGGGCGGGCATGGCCTATCTGGCCCGCTTCGGCCGCGTCACGGGCATCGACGCCTCGCCCCTGGCCCTCGACTACTGCCGCCGCCGCCAACTCGACCGGCTGGGGCAGGCCTCGGTCACCGCCCTGCCCTTCGCCGCCGCCTCGTTCGACCTGGTGACGTCGTTTGACGTGCTCTACCACCGCGCCGTGGGCGACCCGGCGGTGGCCCTGCGCCAGTTCCACCGGGTGCTGCGGCCGGGCGGGCAGCTGCTGCTGCGGCTGCCCGCCTACGACTGGCTGCGCGGCCGGCACGATGCGGCCATCCACACCGAGCGCCGCTTCACCACCGGCGGTGTCGCTAACTTACTACACGAAATAGGATTCACTATCGACCGGCTCACCTACGCCAACACGCTACTCTTCCCCTCGGCCCTGGCCAAGCGGCTGGCCGAAAGCCTGTTGCCCGGCGACGGCCCCGGCCCCTCCGACGTCTCGCCCAACCCGCGTTGGCTGGATGACGCCCTGGCCGCCGTGCTCAGCCTGGAGGCCCGCTGGTTGCGCCGCCGCGATCTGCCCTTTGGCCTGTCGGTCGTCGCCCTTGCCCGCCGCTCGTAG
- a CDS encoding WD40 repeat domain-containing protein: protein MTNFKTMQDAHLALLARQDAAPNDPALPAAAEAYIAEVTAGSTWVADPGERDLLRAYLRYWAGVIYQQRGIYPKTELRPAETTAAARPVSPAPSEREPSPTTAPAPRRGLPGWLWLLGGLLGLLLILGAAGMIFLRAGQGAGQEVIDPGVPDPATPLPGITRTPVPQTPEPAVPIDQNNAAQLQPLMQAEPLPGVAAHTGGALAVDFDPREPEVATAGADGAVRFWTVPTLTLSRQLNDQRGWVRSVDYSPYGDQSNVPALFLTGGNDGLLRVYDLESLQLFAEYRPSAVNPGFVFAARFSPDGRLIASGHGDGQARIWNVATGTESGALSPDISSRLAQIPSGGAAVLDVAFAPDGAALALALSGTDNGVLLMDSTYTNPVCVVSGGAAAAVAFSPRGDRLAAGLENGNLVIAALSECPQPRNYYDNLAHQGGVTDVAFSPGGDWLVTGGRDGTLKLWSPEGQWLAELAVGAAVEAVAVSADAGYIASVDANGRLILWGIP from the coding sequence ATGACCAACTTCAAAACGATGCAAGACGCCCATCTGGCGCTATTGGCCCGCCAGGACGCCGCGCCCAACGACCCGGCGCTGCCGGCGGCGGCCGAAGCCTACATCGCCGAGGTCACCGCCGGCAGCACCTGGGTCGCCGACCCCGGCGAGCGCGACCTGTTGCGCGCCTATCTGCGCTATTGGGCGGGGGTCATCTACCAGCAGCGCGGCATCTACCCCAAGACCGAACTGCGCCCGGCCGAGACCACCGCCGCCGCCCGGCCGGTGTCCCCCGCGCCGTCGGAACGGGAACCATCCCCGACTACGGCCCCCGCCCCGCGCCGTGGGCTGCCCGGCTGGCTGTGGTTGCTGGGCGGGCTGTTGGGCTTGCTGTTGATCCTGGGCGCGGCCGGTATGATCTTCCTGCGCGCCGGGCAGGGCGCCGGCCAGGAAGTCATCGACCCCGGCGTGCCCGATCCGGCCACGCCGCTGCCGGGCATCACCCGCACCCCGGTGCCCCAGACCCCGGAGCCGGCCGTGCCCATCGACCAGAACAACGCCGCCCAGCTGCAACCCCTGATGCAAGCCGAGCCTCTACCCGGCGTGGCCGCCCATACCGGCGGCGCGCTGGCCGTCGATTTCGACCCGCGGGAACCCGAAGTCGCCACCGCCGGGGCCGATGGCGCGGTGCGCTTCTGGACCGTGCCCACCCTGACCCTCAGCCGCCAGTTGAACGACCAGCGCGGCTGGGTGCGCTCGGTCGATTACTCACCCTATGGCGATCAAAGCAATGTGCCGGCCCTCTTCCTGACCGGCGGCAACGACGGCCTGCTGCGCGTCTACGATCTGGAATCGCTGCAACTCTTCGCCGAGTACCGGCCGTCGGCGGTCAACCCCGGCTTCGTCTTTGCCGCCCGCTTCAGCCCCGACGGCCGCCTCATCGCCAGCGGCCACGGCGACGGCCAGGCCCGCATCTGGAACGTGGCGACGGGCACGGAGAGCGGGGCGCTGTCGCCCGACATCAGCTCGCGCCTGGCCCAAATCCCGTCCGGCGGCGCGGCGGTGTTGGACGTGGCTTTCGCCCCCGACGGCGCGGCGCTGGCCCTGGCCCTGAGCGGCACGGATAACGGCGTGCTACTCATGGACAGCACCTATACCAATCCCGTGTGCGTGGTCAGCGGCGGGGCGGCGGCGGCCGTGGCCTTCTCGCCGCGCGGCGACCGGCTGGCCGCCGGGTTGGAGAACGGCAACCTGGTCATCGCCGCCCTCAGCGAATGCCCCCAACCGCGCAACTACTACGACAACCTGGCCCACCAAGGCGGCGTGACCGACGTGGCCTTTAGCCCCGGCGGCGACTGGCTGGTGACCGGCGGGCGCGACGGCACGCTGAAGCTGTGGTCGCCGGAGGGGCAATGGTTGGCCGAACTGGCCGTGGGTGCGGCGGTGGAGGCCGTGGCCGTCAGCGCCGACGCGGGTTATATTGCGTCGGTGGATGCGAACGGACGATTGATATTGTGGGGTATTCCGTAG
- a CDS encoding DUF433 domain-containing protein translates to MNRIDWKAHIEIAPDLHHGDACIRGTRIPAAIVVGSLADGMTADEIIAAYPQLKPVDIHAALAYASEIMRQDVYLPFAV, encoded by the coding sequence ATGAACCGCATTGACTGGAAAGCTCACATTGAGATCGCGCCCGACCTGCATCATGGCGATGCTTGTATTCGCGGTACGCGCATCCCGGCGGCAATTGTCGTTGGGAGCCTGGCCGACGGCATGACGGCAGATGAGATTATCGCGGCATATCCCCAGTTGAAGCCGGTCGATATCCACGCTGCCCTTGCTTATGCATCCGAGATCATGCGTCAGGACGTCTATCTACCGTTCGCTGTCTAA
- a CDS encoding EamA family transporter → MNIVAIAAGLASAFFWGAGDFAGGLAGRRASAVRVVLASQLLGMLPLIGLGLGLGQPWPPSSALWIGVVAGLAGSVGLLLLYLSLARGVMGVAAPLTAVAAGGIPLLVGLFTEGLPGGPQLAGFALALAAIWIIAQPGGAGRLRPGDVWLPLLAGVGFGIFLAMMGRLPDDVGFAWPLVVGRVASVALMTVVLLASLRTVAERPIEGGQPTTDDRRPRSVVGGRWSVVERWRAFPWGLAAVAGVGDTAGNAFFILSSQLGRLDVAAVLSALYPAATVALARVLLGERLTRRQNVGVGLALLAVLLIAV, encoded by the coding sequence ATGAATATAGTGGCGATAGCCGCCGGACTGGCTTCGGCTTTCTTCTGGGGCGCGGGCGATTTTGCCGGCGGGCTGGCCGGGCGGCGGGCGTCGGCCGTGCGGGTGGTGCTGGCCTCGCAATTGTTGGGTATGCTGCCCCTGATCGGGCTGGGGCTGGGCCTAGGCCAGCCGTGGCCGCCGTCAAGCGCGCTGTGGATTGGAGTTGTGGCCGGGTTGGCCGGCAGCGTGGGGTTGTTGCTGCTCTATCTCAGTCTGGCGCGGGGGGTGATGGGCGTGGCCGCGCCGCTGACGGCCGTGGCCGCCGGCGGTATCCCTCTGTTGGTCGGGCTATTCACCGAGGGGCTGCCGGGCGGGCCGCAACTGGCGGGTTTCGCGCTGGCCTTGGCGGCCATCTGGATCATCGCTCAGCCGGGCGGCGCGGGGCGGCTGCGGCCGGGCGACGTCTGGCTGCCGCTGTTGGCCGGGGTGGGGTTCGGCATTTTCCTGGCGATGATGGGCCGGCTGCCCGACGACGTCGGCTTTGCCTGGCCGCTGGTGGTGGGGCGGGTGGCGTCGGTGGCGCTGATGACGGTCGTGTTGCTGGCCTCACTGCGCACCGTTGCTGAGCGGCCGATTGAGGGCGGACAACCGACGACCGACGACAGGCGGCCGCGGTCAGTGGTCGGTGGTCGGTGGTCCGTAGTCGAGCGTTGGCGGGCGTTCCCGTGGGGGTTGGCGGCGGTGGCCGGGGTGGGGGACACGGCGGGCAATGCGTTCTTCATCCTGTCGTCGCAGTTGGGGCGGCTGGACGTGGCGGCGGTGCTGTCGGCCCTCTACCCGGCGGCGACGGTGGCCCTGGCCCGCGTGCTGCTGGGCGAGCGGCTGACGCGGCGACAGAATGTGGGGGTGGGACTGGCGTTGCTGGCGGTACTATTGATTGCGGTGTAA
- a CDS encoding acetylxylan esterase yields MHFDLPLDQLQTYRPPREEPSDFDAFWAATLADARQFPLEATFVPVEAGLRLIEAYDVTFNGYGGQAVKGWLLLPRDRSGPLPCVVEYIGYGGGRGRPIDWLLYSAAGYAHFVMDTRGQGSAWRRGDTPDHEPDGGNPQLPGFMTRGVLDPATYYYRRVFTDAVRAVAAARAHPAVDGGRVAVSGGSQGGGIALAVGGLVPDLAAVLPDVPFLCHFRRAVTLVDSLPYGEIAHFCKVHRDRVETVFGTLSYFDGLNFAARANAPALFSVGLMDDICPPSTVYAAYNHYAGPKEIRVWPFNRHEGGESDQNVAKLAFLGEQFGDNR; encoded by the coding sequence ATGCACTTCGACCTGCCCCTAGACCAACTGCAAACCTATCGCCCACCGCGCGAAGAGCCGTCCGACTTCGATGCCTTCTGGGCCGCGACGCTGGCCGATGCGCGCCAATTCCCGTTGGAAGCGACGTTCGTCCCGGTCGAGGCCGGGCTGCGGCTGATTGAGGCGTATGACGTCACTTTCAACGGCTATGGCGGGCAGGCGGTCAAGGGTTGGCTGCTGTTGCCGCGCGACCGGTCGGGGCCGCTGCCGTGCGTGGTCGAGTATATCGGCTATGGCGGCGGGCGCGGCCGACCCATCGATTGGCTGCTCTACAGCGCCGCCGGCTATGCCCACTTCGTCATGGACACGCGCGGCCAGGGCAGCGCCTGGCGGCGCGGCGACACGCCCGACCACGAGCCGGACGGCGGTAATCCCCAGTTGCCGGGTTTTATGACCCGCGGTGTGCTCGACCCGGCGACCTATTATTATCGGCGGGTGTTCACCGACGCGGTGCGGGCGGTGGCGGCGGCGCGGGCGCATCCGGCGGTGGACGGCGGGCGCGTGGCCGTCAGCGGCGGCAGCCAGGGAGGCGGCATCGCCCTGGCCGTGGGCGGGCTGGTGCCCGATCTGGCCGCCGTGCTGCCCGACGTGCCCTTCCTGTGCCACTTTCGCCGGGCGGTGACGCTGGTCGATAGCCTGCCCTATGGCGAGATCGCCCACTTCTGCAAAGTCCACCGCGACCGGGTGGAGACGGTCTTTGGGACGCTGAGCTATTTTGACGGGCTGAACTTCGCCGCGCGGGCTAACGCGCCGGCGTTGTTCTCGGTGGGCCTCATGGACGACATCTGCCCGCCCTCCACGGTCTACGCCGCCTACAACCATTACGCCGGGCCGAAGGAGATACGCGTCTGGCCCTTCAACCGGCACGAGGGGGGCGAGAGCGATCAGAACGTAGCGAAACTGGCCTTCCTGGGTGAACAGTTCGGTGATAATCGATGA
- a CDS encoding DUF305 domain-containing protein — protein MLSASTPPDTPLDDELPTHTPSRLPTWLLIGLPALLLGILLGALVGFRLAGGGDPAADSTDVGFARDMSVHHEQAVQMAALVYDRSADPAIRQLAFDILTTQQGQIGIMGGWLDAWGHDWTTTGPRMTWMGMAVEGLMPGMATPEQLAALRAASGEAADAIFLQLMIPHHQAGTEMARAAATDAAQAPVRALAAGILEAQALEIDYMRELLAGKAPVTLPAAPADDHDH, from the coding sequence ATGTTGTCTGCATCCACTCCCCCCGACACACCACTTGATGACGAGCTACCAACCCACACCCCATCCCGGCTGCCTACCTGGCTACTCATCGGCCTTCCCGCCCTGCTCCTCGGCATCCTCCTCGGCGCGCTGGTCGGCTTCCGGCTGGCCGGCGGCGGCGACCCGGCGGCCGATTCCACCGACGTCGGTTTCGCCCGCGATATGAGCGTCCACCACGAGCAGGCCGTCCAGATGGCCGCCCTCGTCTATGACCGCTCGGCCGATCCCGCCATCCGCCAACTGGCCTTCGACATCCTGACCACCCAGCAGGGCCAAATCGGCATTATGGGCGGCTGGCTCGATGCCTGGGGCCACGACTGGACGACGACCGGGCCGCGCATGACCTGGATGGGCATGGCTGTCGAGGGCCTCATGCCCGGCATGGCGACGCCCGAACAATTGGCCGCCCTGCGCGCCGCGTCCGGCGAAGCGGCCGATGCCATCTTCCTGCAACTGATGATCCCCCACCACCAGGCCGGAACCGAGATGGCCCGCGCCGCCGCCACCGACGCCGCCCAGGCCCCGGTGCGCGCCCTGGCCGCCGGCATCCTCGAGGCCCAGGCGCTGGAGATCGACTACATGCGCGAGCTATTGGCCGGCAAAGCGCCGGTGACCCTGCCCGCCGCCCCGGCCGACGACCACGATCATTAA
- a CDS encoding FixH family protein, whose amino-acid sequence MVRLLFLLTVCLASLAAGCRQSGQTDTASGVVITLADSPTTRHVVGPGALTIRLATADGAPIADATVELRGDMAHAGMTPSLGTATAAATPGDYDATIEWTMAGDWIVTVTATLPDGGVATEEFTLRVAVD is encoded by the coding sequence ATGGTTCGCCTGCTATTCCTGCTCACTGTTTGTCTGGCGTCATTGGCCGCCGGCTGCCGCCAATCGGGCCAAACCGATACCGCCTCCGGCGTGGTCATCACCCTGGCCGATTCCCCCACCACCCGCCACGTCGTCGGGCCGGGGGCGCTCACCATTCGGCTGGCCACGGCCGACGGCGCGCCCATCGCCGACGCCACGGTTGAACTGCGCGGCGACATGGCCCACGCCGGCATGACCCCCTCGCTGGGCACGGCCACCGCCGCGGCCACCCCCGGCGACTACGACGCGACCATCGAATGGACCATGGCCGGCGACTGGATCGTGACCGTCACGGCCACGCTGCCCGACGGCGGCGTGGCGACCGAGGAATTCACGCTGCGCGTGGCGGTGGACTAA
- a CDS encoding 4Fe-4S binding protein, whose translation MIQLSDIAVSSDEPLYRPPPRRDLLRAPLLGRLLRARRGRLWLQLPFLLVALLLIYDGFSGPPLAAQNLATVGVWVHTRGFVILALLLFGNLFCMGCPFTIPRTVALRLSGGGRRWPRALRHKWLAVAAFVAFLFLYEWLDLWAGPALTAWVIIGYFLGAFVLELLFAESPFCKYICPLGTFNFVGSTVSPTQITVRDRDVCRACPGKECVNGSPRALGCGTELFPPMLRSNLDCVFCLDCARACPYDNVALAVRPPGRELVDDAWPRRWDVGFLVIVFAFAAPANAFGMVPPFYDLLAWLSAALGTANEFVLLALVFGLLFLLLPAAVSLAAARLSRALAGRDEPLRVSFSRYAPAFVPLGVAVWAAHYGFHFATGALALIPVFQTFLIDHGLTGLGAPNWRLGPILPGAWLLPLQTVIVLGGFAATLYVGQRIGRRDFGSPPQAMRALLPWLLVWLALAAAALATFNLPMEMRGTMLLGG comes from the coding sequence ATGATCCAGCTCAGCGACATTGCCGTTTCCAGTGACGAACCGCTCTACCGCCCCCCGCCGCGCCGCGACCTGCTGCGCGCGCCGCTGCTCGGCCGCCTGTTGCGCGCCCGGCGCGGCCGGTTGTGGCTGCAGCTCCCCTTCCTGCTCGTGGCCCTGCTGCTCATCTACGACGGCTTCAGCGGCCCGCCGCTGGCCGCGCAAAATCTGGCGACCGTCGGCGTCTGGGTGCATACACGCGGCTTCGTCATTCTGGCCCTGCTGCTGTTCGGCAATCTGTTCTGCATGGGCTGCCCGTTCACCATCCCGCGCACGGTGGCCCTGCGCCTCAGCGGCGGCGGGCGGCGCTGGCCGCGGGCGCTGCGCCATAAGTGGCTGGCCGTGGCCGCCTTCGTCGCCTTCCTCTTCCTCTACGAATGGCTCGACCTGTGGGCCGGGCCGGCGCTGACGGCCTGGGTCATCATCGGCTACTTCCTGGGCGCGTTCGTGCTAGAGCTTCTGTTCGCCGAATCCCCCTTCTGTAAATACATCTGCCCCCTGGGCACGTTCAACTTCGTGGGCAGCACCGTATCGCCCACGCAAATCACCGTGCGCGACCGCGACGTGTGCCGCGCCTGCCCCGGCAAGGAGTGCGTCAACGGCTCGCCGCGCGCCCTGGGCTGCGGCACGGAGCTTTTCCCGCCCATGCTGCGCTCCAATCTCGATTGCGTCTTCTGCCTCGATTGCGCCCGCGCCTGCCCCTATGACAACGTGGCCCTGGCCGTGCGGCCGCCGGGCCGCGAACTGGTGGACGACGCCTGGCCGCGCCGCTGGGACGTGGGCTTTCTGGTCATCGTCTTCGCCTTTGCCGCGCCGGCCAACGCCTTCGGCATGGTGCCGCCGTTCTACGACCTGCTGGCCTGGCTGTCGGCCGCGTTGGGCACGGCCAACGAGTTCGTGCTGCTGGCCCTCGTCTTCGGGCTGCTCTTTTTGCTGTTGCCGGCGGCCGTCTCGCTGGCCGCCGCCCGGCTCAGCCGCGCCCTGGCCGGCCGGGACGAACCGTTGCGCGTCTCCTTCAGCCGCTACGCCCCGGCCTTCGTCCCCCTGGGCGTGGCCGTCTGGGCCGCCCACTACGGCTTCCACTTCGCCACCGGCGCGCTGGCCCTCATCCCCGTGTTCCAGACCTTCCTCATCGACCACGGTCTGACCGGCCTGGGCGCGCCGAACTGGCGCCTCGGCCCCATCCTGCCCGGCGCGTGGCTGTTGCCGCTGCAAACGGTCATCGTTCTGGGCGGCTTCGCGGCCACGCTCTATGTCGGGCAACGCATCGGCCGGCGCGATTTTGGCTCGCCGCCCCAAGCCATGCGCGCCCTGCTGCCCTGGCTGCTGGTCTGGCTGGCGCTGGCCGCGGCGGCGCTGGCGACCTTTAACCTGCCGATGGAGATGCGCGGCACGATGTTGCTGGGTGGATAA